The following proteins are encoded in a genomic region of Polynucleobacter paludilacus:
- the secY gene encoding preprotein translocase subunit SecY, producing MAISSNNSTDTAQSGGKFGDLRRRLVFLILALVVYRLGAHIPVPGIDPDQLGQLFAGQKDGILGMFNLFSGGALSRFTVFALGIMPYISASIIMQLMTIVVPSLESLKKEGQAGQRKITQYTRYGTVFLAVFQAMGISVALQAQPGLVINPGMMFEFNTVVTLTTGTIFLMWLGEQITERGLGNGISIIIFGGIVSGLPNALASLLELVRTGSMNILSALMIVVIVAAVTYFVVFVERGQRRILVNYAKRQVGNKIYGGQSSYFPLKLNMAGVIPPIFASSIILFPATIAGWFTSGEPKNVFSRIIKDLAATLAPGQPVYTILYAAAIIFFCFFYTALVFNSRETADNLKKSGAFVPGIRPGDQTGRYIDKILVRLTLGGAIYMVLVCLLPEFLVLKYNVPFYFGGTSLLIIVVVAMDFMAQVQSFIMQQQYGSLMKKANFKMGA from the coding sequence ATGGCGATCTCATCTAACAATAGCACTGACACTGCACAATCCGGAGGCAAGTTTGGCGATTTACGTCGTCGCTTGGTATTCCTGATTTTGGCTTTGGTCGTCTATCGTTTGGGTGCCCATATTCCTGTGCCAGGCATTGATCCAGATCAGTTGGGCCAATTGTTTGCTGGTCAAAAAGACGGCATCTTGGGAATGTTTAACTTGTTCTCAGGCGGTGCTCTATCGCGTTTCACCGTTTTTGCTTTGGGCATCATGCCTTACATTTCTGCTTCGATCATCATGCAGTTGATGACAATCGTTGTCCCATCTTTAGAGTCTTTGAAAAAAGAAGGCCAAGCTGGACAAAGAAAAATTACCCAATACACCCGTTATGGCACAGTATTTCTCGCAGTATTTCAGGCAATGGGAATTTCAGTTGCTCTTCAAGCTCAGCCTGGCTTAGTTATCAACCCCGGCATGATGTTTGAATTCAATACTGTTGTGACACTAACAACTGGCACCATCTTTTTGATGTGGTTGGGCGAGCAGATTACTGAACGCGGTTTAGGTAATGGTATTTCGATCATTATTTTTGGCGGTATTGTTTCTGGGCTGCCAAACGCACTTGCTAGCTTGCTCGAATTAGTCCGCACTGGCTCAATGAATATTCTTTCTGCTTTGATGATCGTTGTGATCGTCGCAGCGGTGACCTATTTCGTTGTATTCGTAGAGCGTGGTCAGCGTCGTATTTTAGTGAACTATGCCAAGCGTCAAGTTGGCAACAAGATCTACGGCGGTCAATCTTCTTATTTCCCATTGAAGTTGAATATGGCAGGTGTTATTCCTCCCATTTTTGCTTCATCGATTATTTTGTTCCCTGCGACCATTGCTGGCTGGTTTACTTCAGGCGAGCCAAAGAATGTCTTTAGTCGCATCATTAAAGATTTGGCTGCAACCCTTGCCCCAGGCCAGCCTGTGTACACAATTTTGTATGCTGCTGCGATCATTTTCTTCTGCTTCTTCTACACAGCTTTGGTATTTAATAGTCGCGAGACTGCCGATAACCTGAAGAAGAGTGGCGCATTCGTTCCTGGCATTCGCCCTGGTGATCAGACTGGTCGTTACATCGATAAGATCTTGGTGCGTTTAACCTTGGGTGGCGCAATTTATATGGTTTTGGTTTGCTTGTTGCCTGAATTCTTGGTGCTGAAGTACAACGTGCCGTTCTATTTTGGCGGTACTTCATTGTTGATTATTGTCGTTGTTGCTATGGACTTTATGGCTCAAGTGCAGTCATTCATCATGCAGCAGCAGTATGGATCTTTAATGAAGAAAGCTAACTTTAAGATGGGCGCTTAA
- the infA gene encoding translation initiation factor IF-1: MSKDDVIQMAGEIVENLPNAMFRVKLENGHVVLGHISGKMRMHYIRILPGDKVTVEMTPYDLTRARIIFRAK; this comes from the coding sequence ATGTCTAAAGACGATGTAATTCAGATGGCGGGTGAGATTGTTGAGAATTTGCCGAACGCGATGTTTCGCGTAAAGCTAGAAAACGGACATGTAGTTTTAGGCCACATTTCCGGAAAGATGCGGATGCATTACATCCGAATTTTGCCGGGAGATAAGGTGACGGTGGAGATGACTCCATACGACCTAACTAGGGCCAGAATTATTTTCCGGGCGAAGTAA
- the rpmJ gene encoding 50S ribosomal protein L36 — protein sequence MKVLASVKCICRNCKIIKRKRVVRVICSSDARHKQRQG from the coding sequence ATGAAAGTTTTAGCATCCGTTAAGTGTATTTGCAGAAATTGCAAGATCATTAAGCGCAAGCGTGTTGTGCGTGTGATCTGCTCTTCAGATGCACGTCATAAGCAGCGTCAAGGCTGA
- the rpsM gene encoding 30S ribosomal protein S13 — protein MARIAGVNIPNHQHTVIGLTAIFGIGMTRARKICQTTGVAIDKKVKDLTDGDLEKLRDEVGKFITEGDLRREVTMSIKRLMDLGCYRGVRHRKGLPVRGQRTKTNARTRKGPRKSGIALKK, from the coding sequence ATGGCACGTATCGCTGGGGTAAACATCCCAAATCATCAACACACTGTCATCGGTTTGACAGCAATTTTCGGCATCGGTATGACCCGTGCACGCAAGATTTGCCAAACTACTGGCGTGGCTATTGATAAAAAAGTTAAAGATCTCACCGATGGTGACTTGGAAAAGTTGCGTGATGAGGTAGGTAAGTTCATCACCGAAGGTGACCTGCGTCGTGAAGTAACGATGAGCATCAAGCGTTTGATGGACTTGGGCTGCTATCGTGGAGTTCGCCATCGTAAAGGCTTGCCTGTTCGTGGACAACGTACTAAGACAAATGCGCGTACCCGCAAGGGCCCACGTAAGTCTGGTATTGCACTGAAGAAATAA
- the rpsK gene encoding 30S ribosomal protein S11: protein MAKQQSASAASQRVRKKVKKNVADGIAHVHASFNNTIITITDRQGNALSWATSGGQGFKGSRKSTPFAAQVAAEVAGKAAVECGIKNLEVQIKGPGPGRESAVRALNSLGIKITEIQDVTPVPHNGCRPPKRRRI from the coding sequence ATGGCTAAACAACAATCCGCATCTGCTGCATCACAGCGTGTACGCAAGAAGGTTAAGAAAAACGTTGCTGATGGTATTGCACACGTTCACGCATCCTTTAATAACACCATTATTACGATCACTGATCGTCAAGGTAATGCGCTTTCATGGGCAACTTCTGGCGGCCAAGGCTTTAAAGGTTCACGTAAATCCACCCCATTTGCTGCTCAGGTAGCGGCTGAAGTGGCCGGTAAAGCTGCAGTCGAGTGTGGCATTAAGAATCTAGAAGTGCAGATCAAGGGTCCAGGCCCGGGTCGTGAATCTGCTGTTCGCGCATTGAATTCACTCGGTATCAAGATTACTGAGATTCAAGACGTAACACCAGTTCCACACAATGGCTGCCGCCCTCCAAAGCGCCGCCGTATTTAA
- the rpsD gene encoding 30S ribosomal protein S4, giving the protein MARYLGPKAKLARREGTDLFLKSARRALSDKCKLDSKPGQHGRTSGSRTSDYGNQLREKQKVKRIYGVLERQFRRYFAEAERRKGNTGATLLQLLESRLDNVVYRMGFGSTRAEARQLVSHCAVLLNGSPVNIPSIQVKPGDVVAIREKAKKQIRITESLNLVQQTTAISWVSVDAAKLEGTFKQVPDREEISGDINESLIVELYSR; this is encoded by the coding sequence GTGGCACGTTATTTAGGGCCTAAGGCCAAATTAGCACGTCGGGAAGGTACCGACTTATTTTTAAAGAGCGCACGTCGCGCTTTGTCAGACAAGTGCAAGCTAGACAGCAAGCCTGGTCAACATGGCCGCACCTCTGGTTCAAGAACATCAGACTACGGTAATCAGTTGCGTGAAAAGCAAAAGGTTAAGCGTATTTACGGAGTTTTAGAGCGTCAGTTCCGTCGTTATTTCGCTGAAGCTGAGCGTCGTAAAGGCAATACTGGTGCGACATTGCTTCAGTTATTAGAGTCACGTCTTGATAACGTGGTTTATCGTATGGGCTTTGGCTCAACACGTGCTGAAGCACGTCAATTGGTGTCCCATTGTGCAGTTTTGCTCAATGGTAGCCCAGTCAATATTCCATCTATTCAGGTTAAGCCAGGTGATGTTGTTGCAATTCGTGAAAAAGCGAAAAAGCAGATACGTATTACCGAGTCATTGAATTTGGTTCAGCAAACTACCGCAATCAGCTGGGTGTCAGTTGATGCGGCAAAGCTGGAAGGGACGTTTAAGCAAGTGCCAGACCGTGAAGAAATTAGCGGTGATATTAATGAAAGTTTGATCGTCGAATTGTATTCACGTTAA
- a CDS encoding DNA-directed RNA polymerase subunit alpha: MQTNLLKPKIISVEALSANQAKVVMEPFERGYGHTLGNALRRVLLSSMVGYAPTEVAIAGVVHEYSTLDGVQEDVVNLLLNLKGIVFKLQSRDEVTINLRKEGPGVVTAKDIDLPHDVEIINPDHVIAHLSAGGKLDMQIKVEKGRGYVPGNMRQYHDEATKIIGRIVLDASFSPVSRVSYAVESARVEQRTDLDRLVMTIETNGVLSPEEAIRQAASILVDQLVVFAALESSEVSGDLAPNRSSMVDPMLMRPVDDLELTVRSANCLKAENIYYIGDLIQRTENELLKTPNLGRKSLNEIKDVLAARGLSLGMKIETWPPASLEK; this comes from the coding sequence ATGCAAACAAATTTGCTCAAGCCAAAAATTATTTCTGTTGAAGCGCTTTCTGCCAACCAAGCAAAGGTTGTTATGGAGCCATTTGAGCGCGGCTACGGCCACACTCTAGGTAATGCATTGCGTCGTGTGTTGTTGTCTTCTATGGTTGGCTATGCTCCAACTGAAGTTGCAATCGCTGGTGTTGTTCATGAGTATTCCACCTTGGACGGTGTTCAAGAAGATGTTGTTAATCTTTTATTGAACCTGAAGGGCATTGTATTCAAATTACAGTCCCGCGATGAAGTTACTATTAACTTACGCAAAGAAGGCCCAGGCGTAGTTACTGCTAAAGATATCGACTTGCCACATGATGTAGAAATCATTAATCCTGATCACGTGATTGCTCACTTATCCGCTGGCGGTAAGTTGGATATGCAGATCAAGGTTGAAAAAGGCCGCGGTTATGTTCCTGGTAATATGCGCCAGTACCATGATGAAGCTACCAAGATTATTGGTCGTATCGTTTTAGATGCTTCTTTCAGCCCGGTAAGCCGTGTGAGCTATGCAGTAGAGTCCGCTCGTGTTGAGCAACGTACTGACTTAGATCGTTTGGTAATGACCATTGAGACAAACGGTGTTTTGTCTCCTGAAGAGGCGATTCGTCAAGCCGCAAGTATTTTGGTTGATCAGTTAGTTGTATTTGCTGCCCTTGAAAGCAGTGAAGTTTCTGGTGATCTCGCACCAAATCGCTCATCCATGGTTGATCCAATGTTGATGCGTCCAGTAGATGACCTCGAACTCACAGTGCGCTCTGCAAACTGCTTGAAAGCCGAGAATATTTACTACATCGGTGATTTGATTCAGCGTACTGAAAATGAATTGTTGAAGACTCCTAACTTAGGTCGTAAATCTTTGAATGAAATCAAAGATGTTTTAGCGGCTCGTGGTTTAAGTCTGGGCATGAAGATCGAAACCTGGCCACCAGCCAGTCTCGAGAAATAA
- the rplQ gene encoding 50S ribosomal protein L17 has protein sequence MRHGNGLRKLNRTSSHRLAMLRNMSNSLLEHEVIKTTLPKAKELRMVVEPLITLGKKDNLANRRLAFNRTRDRDIVAKLFTELGPRYATRPGGYLRILKFGFRVGDNAPMALVELVDRPEVEETVVAEEA, from the coding sequence ATGCGTCACGGAAACGGCTTACGCAAACTCAACAGAACTTCGTCGCACCGCTTAGCGATGCTACGCAATATGTCCAACTCACTTTTGGAGCACGAAGTCATTAAAACGACTCTGCCAAAAGCAAAAGAATTGCGCATGGTCGTTGAGCCTTTAATTACTTTGGGTAAAAAAGATAATTTGGCAAATCGTCGTTTGGCATTTAATCGTACCCGCGATCGCGATATCGTTGCCAAGCTCTTTACTGAACTTGGACCACGTTATGCAACTCGTCCAGGTGGCTACCTTCGTATTCTGAAGTTTGGCTTCCGCGTTGGCGACAATGCACCAATGGCTTTGGTTGAGTTGGTTGATCGTCCAGAAGTCGAAGAGACTGTTGTAGCTGAAGAGGCTTAA
- the cutA gene encoding divalent-cation tolerance protein CutA, with protein MTSNISLLVVTTSFQTLEQAQTIARQLVENRLAACVQIQQGLYSIYSWDGKICEENEVLLSAKTTAANWEEIRTFIHNNHPYDLPEIMAFTPIEYEQQYGKWIEAELESK; from the coding sequence ATGACTTCAAATATTTCACTGCTCGTTGTGACAACAAGCTTTCAAACACTTGAACAAGCGCAGACTATCGCTCGACAGTTAGTCGAGAATCGCCTGGCAGCCTGTGTTCAGATCCAGCAGGGGCTTTATTCAATCTATAGCTGGGATGGCAAAATTTGCGAAGAGAATGAAGTGTTGTTATCGGCTAAAACAACCGCAGCAAATTGGGAGGAGATTCGCACCTTTATCCATAATAATCATCCCTATGACTTACCTGAAATAATGGCATTTACACCAATAGAGTATGAGCAGCAATATGGAAAATGGATTGAAGCTGAGCTTGAGAGTAAATGA